One segment of Onychomys torridus chromosome 3, mOncTor1.1, whole genome shotgun sequence DNA contains the following:
- the LOC118579300 gene encoding DNA/RNA-binding protein KIN17-like, whose product MGKSDFLNPKAISNRIKSKGLQKLRWYCQMCQKQCRDENGFKCHCGSESHQRQLLLASENPQQFMDYFSEEFRSDFLELLRRCFGTKRVHNNVVYNEYISHREHVHMNATQWETLTDFTKWLGREGLCKVEETPKGWYIQYIDRDPETIRWQLELEKKKQLGLEDEEKTAKFIEEQVGRGLEGKEQETPVFTELSRENDEEKVTFKLKKGAGSSAGATSSKSSSLGPSALMRRGSAVSVRRKESSQSSAQPAKKRKKSALDEIMELEEEKRRTARTDAWLQPGIVVKIITKKLGEKYHKKKGVVKEVIDRYTALVKMIESGDRLKLDQTHLETVIPAPGKRILVLNGGYRGNEGTLDSINEEAFSATIVIETGPLKGRRVEGIQYEDISKLA is encoded by the coding sequence ATGGGCAAGTCAGATTTTCTGAACCCTAAGGCCATCTCGAATAGAATTAAATCCAAAGGACTCCAGAAGCTTCGCTGGTACTGCCAGATGTGCCAGAAACAATGCCGTGACGAGAATGGCTTTAAATGTCACTGTGGGTCTGAATCTCATCAAAGACAGCTGTTGCTGGCTTCAGAAAACCCTCAGCAGTTTATGGATTATTTTTCAGAGGAATTCCGAAGTGACTTTCTGGAACTTTTGAGGCGATGCTTTGGCACTAAGAGAGTCCACAACAACGTTGTCTACAATGAATACATCAGTCATCGAGAGCACGTCCATATGAACGCCACTCAGTGGGAAACGCTGACTGACTTTACCaagtggctgggcagagagggcTTGTGTAAAGTGGAAGAGACACCAAAAGGTTGGTACATTCAGTACATAGACAGAGATCCGGAAACTATTCGCTGGCAACTGGAGTTAGAAAAGAAGAAGCAGCTAGGTCTTGAGGACGAAGAGAAGACTGCCAAGTTCATTGAGGAGCAGGTGGGAAGAGGTCTGGAGGGCAAAGAGCAGGAGACCCCGGTTTTTACAGAATTGAGCCGAGAAAATGATGAGGAAAAAGTCACATTCAAGCTGAAGAAAGGAGCAGGTAGCTCAGCGGGAGCAACATCGTCCAAGTCAAGCTCCTTGGGACCCAGTGCACTGATGAGGCGGGGAAGTGCAGTCTCAGTGAGAAGGAAGGAGTCTTCCCAGAGCTCGGCTCAGCctgcaaagaagagaaagaagtccGCACTGGACGAAATCATGGAGCttgaagaggagaagagaagaactgCGCGAACAGACGCCTGGCTACAGCCTGGAATCGTTGTGAAAATTATAACCAAGAAACTCGGAGAGAAATACCACAAGAAGAAGGGTGTCGTGAAGGAAGTGATTGACAGATACACAGCTCTGGTAAAGATGATTGAATCAGGAGACAGGCTGAAACTGGACCAGACTCATCTAGAGACTGTCATTCCAGCACCGGGCAAAAGAATTCTGGTTTTGAATGGTGGCTACAGAGGGAATGAAGGCACCCTGGACTCCATCAATGAAGAGGCCTTTTCAGCCACCATAGTCATTGAAACTGGACCTTTGAAAGGACGCAGAGTGGAAGGGATCCAGTATGAAGACATATCTAAACTTGCTTGA